AAAGTAGTTCATCTGTGCCCCATAAGACAAGTAATTAACTGAATCCTTGATGAAGGATCGGACAATGCGACAGCAGTCGGGCACCATGGAAGAAAATGGAGCAATATAAGGGAATGCCGGCATTATATCCGAGCTTTGGAGATGAAACAGGAGCACATTCGCCTGGTATTCGGACTCCTTCTTCATCACCATCTGCTCATATGTGTCGCTAGCAAATATATCAGTGATCTGTTGCCGACACTCTGCTAGAAGAAGCTCGTGGTATTTTTCACGACTGCTGTTTAAAGTTTCAAGAATCGCAGAAACTTCATAACCATATTGCCTCAGTGTTGCTCCAAAAAGAGTCACATAGTCCTTGACGAGGAGGAGGTGACTCGCTGCATCCATTTGGGAGAACTGTTCCTCTAAGACCGCGGTCACTTTAGCCACAGCCGTTTCCCACATCATGTCAAGCTCAGTTGGCGACAGCAACCCCCCGGCAGTCCTCAAAACCCGATCTTCTACGATGAAATAGCCAGCAGTGTGAGCCAAAAAGGTCTGATGTGATTCAAGAAAAGGCTGGTTTGATGAGATTTGCAAGTCTGATTTCAGCTGCAGCAGACGATTCTTGTAATAATACTCACGAAACTGCTCTTGGATCCCAAGGCAATTGTGGATATGAAATGCTCGATAAAGAGGGGTGAGGTCAAATTTCAAAACAGAATTCCCATCAATATCTTCGACGTCTAAAGCATAGGTGAAATCTTCTATACCCAAGCAGCTTTGCTCCTCAGCTTTCCTTTGACGAGCCAGCATATCCTCTTCCCTCTGACGAGCAGATGCAGCATATTGTATAGCAGTCTGCCCGATACTCTTTGAAGAGCTCCGTATGTTAACTAGCCACTCGTTAACTTCGGAGCACACCTTCTTCTCAACATGAGATTTCAACATAGGTATTCTCCTCTCTATCAGCGCCTTCAAAGCCTTAGCCGGGATACTCTGCAAATAATCCTTCTCAATCAAATCAACAGCTTTCAAAGCTGGATAGAATTGCCCTTCAGAGATGTGATTATTACACTTCACACAGAGATTCAACACTTGCACACAGTACTTCGACATCTTAATGGCGTCAGTCACATTCTTCTTAATCGAATAAGACTCAAGAAGCTCCTCGAGCTTCGTGAGCAAGGCGCTTCCAACTTGCTGCAACCTAGAGTTATCAGTTGACAGCTCACTTTTCAGCTCCTCCGCATCAACCAAGACACCGCGTAGCTCATCGACTGCAACAATAAATTCCTCATAATGGAGCTTGCAAAGCTCCTCGATTTCAACTTCCTTCTTCTTAACCAAGTACTTGAGCTGCTGCAAGAGGGCTTCAGGCTTCCCCGTCTCAAAAGCAAGCCTAACCATCGGCCCCATGTCATCCCCATTGCTTACCAAGGTTGCAAGTACCGAGTCTTCACCCGTGTCCCCACCGTTCTCAGTCACATTTCTCTTATTTCTACCACTCATTTTCTTGTCAAATGACCTGCATTGATCAAAAGTCCATATGCTTTTGAATTAGAACTCCTATTATTGTTCACATTATCATTAAATTCTACACTCCTCTACTTAATACAGTCTGCAAAATTCAAAGAATTGCAATCAACTAACAAAAGAAACAAAGGCAGCGTAACAAGAAGAAACTTAAATAATGCTTccaatttacaaaaaaaaagttctaAATTCGAACTTTCTGCATTAATCAAAACCCCAAATACATGCCTCCAGAAACAGaactccaatttttttttacataatcCTTAAACTGTAAAGGTAACATAACAAGAAGGAACCCTAAGGTTATGGCTTccaatttacaaaaaaaaattactttctAAATCTGAAGTTTCTCACTATAATTGCACACATGGAACAAGACAAATAGCTCAAAAGACCCAAAATGAGTGCCAAATTTGGGACGATACACACAATTTAATATGGGATCCATTTCCATTCAAAATTCTAgccaattcaaattcaaatagcataaaacaaacaaactaaAACAAGACAATCTCAAAGAGCTCCCAtcaaagaaaacagaaaagagTACAGAAAATACTCAAAATTTccccaaaaaaaatatcaaatcttTACCTGAAACAGTTCAAGAAAATCAAAGCCCTCGATCTCAATCACAATCAAGAAACGAATCCCAGCACAGTTCCCTTTCCCTTTAAAAATGCGTGGCGATACCTTCTCTATCTATTTCTTTCTTCGAATGTTAACGCCAAATTGGTGTCGATGTTGTTTATGTGTGTGCAGTAGGAATCAGGATAAACATTCTTAGGCGGATTTTGCCATAATGCAATTTTTGGTATCTGAAGGATAGGTAAAAAATTAAGCAGAGGCGACAAACATTCTTGGATCAAAAAATTAGTCCGTCACTCCCAATctaatgttttttttgtttaatgagaaaaattatttcttttttgtcATTCTTTTTTGCTTATATCTATtcttttatttccaaatattaGCACTTTAATTTTGTAGTCGAGTTTGAAACATTTTAGTCTTATGTATATTTGATAGATACTCTTCAATTCATGATCAAATTTGGGTGATATTTTCGATGAGTGTATACTCTTTAATCTTTATAGTAATATTTTGGATGAGCTTCTCACATTATTGATACTCAGTACTTATAACTTAATTTAATGAAGCAATGATTAAATTTGATctctattcatttattttttatctaTTCATTTTAAGACACTTTCttaggagtaatatttagagcatccacatccgtactctttggcaagagcacggatatAGGCCCAGActcacttttattacttttttattttttgctcttcctcaagagcacaacactcatattcatgctcttccgcaagcaCATACTCAAGAGTCCCAcaattccattatttaatttaaatacttcaattactaaaaatacattaaaatataaatattacataattaaatcccaaaaaataaaaattacaaacttaaaatcctaaaaataaaaaattacataattaaaatcctaaaaaataaaaaaatacataattaaaggctaaaaaataaCCCCTTGGAAGACTAGTCCTCCGGCCCTATCCTCAATGTTCTTCGGAGACCCCTATCAatgccaaatgtgaatcaagttgctcgagggtcatatttgacctatcggccaaattgagttgggtcaaaagggtccacaacgagttggtggggggttgaggtggcacaaagggagggggagcgggggcggatggagtcgcggcgctacggcggttggccgtcgccttcttccttccttgcgaccgatgttgggaactgctcgggccggcgtcgaggctacccaagttagcttcgacGAGCTgactagccacctcatcctcgtcggcgtcggatagggatacctacctcgaccgtttgctggaggagctggaggaggacgatatgcctcccctatacttcggatgcacacggaCCTTCTGCCAAGCGCTAAGgtacttgaatggtttgtaatttagggattggtaggtcgccaaggcggcactgatgatgtcgagctcgctcaTGCCGCTTCCCGCCGACCGCTTTTTCTAGAGGTAATACCAcaggaacttttggatttcttcgttggctctgaatatggcattgcgcatCATACTCTCATTGCGTTCGATGGTTCCAGCCAGGCGggtttcattgtaccggcgagagactcgccgccaaaacctatccccgctttAGTTcgttaggggtgtgcattcgggtttcggttcgtttttttgccaaaatcgaaaaaacaaatttagttcaaaatccaaaccgaaccgaacccgaaaaaccgaaaaccgaacttaaaaaactgaaaacccgaacaaaactgaaaaacccgaaaaaaaatgaaaaacctaaaaaaaaataaatataatagaaatatatatttatatatgtgtattttattttattttatatatactaatagaatatttatatataatataaaattaataatacatataatatatattatatagtagaatatattaaaagaatatatatatattatatataatataatatattaaattaatagaatatatatataattttgtttttcggtttttcggtttttttttcttcgcccgaaccgaaccgaaaaaccaaaatttttttatttttaaaaccgaaccgaaccggaaaaccaaaaaaaccgaaccgaatttcaaaatttcggtttggttcggttcggatattcggtttctgatttttttgctcacccctatagttcgtgccaacctccggatcttcggagataatcaaataggctttgaataattgatccatctccgcgtgagtgtacggggtgcggacatcacgaggagtaggaagaggaggagtttgagagccgcctCTCCCTCCCGATCTGGGTTTGGGTGCCCACTtgtatcgcccatcgggggcattttggtcgtccaccgggtaaggccagtagccacccggaacttgagaCCCTTGGGTTTGAAGAGGGGCCGATAattgcgtttccggactagggaatggtcgtgagccgaaccattcatggttccaaccgcgggagtcaGAGGGGTGATCGGCGGAgccaaacattttttttttgtaagagtgaaagattgagaattgataagagaagataaaagaatttagatgagaattgtgtagtgtggtgtgaaattttttgtgtggaagtaggggtatttatagatgaaaatgtgaattttggggaaaaattgaaaaataaattaaaagtgaggagaaacggatataatttattgggaagtgagaaaatattttttttatttaaaattgattttttaaattaaatttgattttaaaaaaaatcaaaaatgcccacggctttgccgttggccaatcccgTGCCGCCGTGTCAGTCTGCTCAGCGACACAGacctgctcgatgcatcgagcagcgccgtgccagcgacgAGCAGCGCCAGCGGCACGAACACCGTCCGTCCCTAAGAGCagcgctgcggatgctcttatgtcaACTAAATTGGAAGAGAGAGTCAAATTAGAGCATTGGAAGGAGGATTATTAGGctaagtttttttcttttccttattttattttgaatgaaatgcagccataagaccatccacaataaccgcccagcgaccgcccagccgagcgccggcgctgggcggttcgctgggcggtctattgcagccgcccagctgctgactggagagagaaaccgcgcagcgctgggcggtggcgtggcgctgggcggtcggctgggcggtcctttcggcgctattgcagctcccggatcgcccagcgcaccgcccagcgcgaaaattaattttttttttccgaaacactatatatacgcgctttgctcgtcattttcattcgcaccacttgttttaacgagtactctctctatctttctttatgttcaagatcaacaacgggaaatggatctcaacaacgagcctagttccgggagtagcgggtcacaaactctgtcgatccctgtgggaagtggatggggtcaggtgcccgggtactacaacatgtacccatggcagcagatgatgcccggggccccaatggggggagtccgccgggggggtttccgccgataccggggtgggtacccgggatgcagatgatgcccgggggagcaccggcgacacagtggactccgggggtcgtaccggctacacaggggactcctggggggtccccggcgacggcgggggatgtctatcgccctagttttgatttttcgactgggtcttcgcacacatcgacccaaacacccttggggtttgatagtttctccttggatgagttggggtttgatactctcggagctccggagactctagttcaggggggggcagtgccggggcgtggcgccccaaagaagaagggcaagaagaaggtcggcgagtcgtcgcagccgggtgaggaggaggtacggaggaggtggacggacgacgagaacgtcgctctcagcaaggcgtgggtgagtgtttgcgacgatcctctcgtttcgaacgagcaacggatcgtcaacatgtggggcaagatagcagtagcctaccagagattttgcccggaggggaggccccgcaacggggaggattgccggaagggctggaaccgaatcagggcggcagtctcccgattttcgggtttgtactccaacgcactccgcatgatgagcagtggccaaacggaggatgactgcaggagaatagcggagaaagccttcccagtgaagggtttatacaaggacttcacctactggaactgctatcttgtactgagcgagtccgagaagttccgagtaggtgtcgactctggctggccgaagaagcaacgactgaactacaccggcgattacagcggcagcagcggaggttcccacgacctccccgagacgacgcaggagttccccacgccgcgttcggtcggtggccgacctcgcccgattgggcgcagacgcgctcagcaggcggcgagaagtaacgccggggcttcccatgaggtccagtcggcatccccccttggccaatccacccaggacctcaaattcttcgctcgcgcccaaacacgcgctcagttgatcaagacgatggccgaatggcgggtggcgacggatcccgtggagaagagcgtgcttcaaaccttgctcatgagcctgcaggacgagttggaggctatacggagggagaccggtggcggcggcagcggcggaggcggcggaggcgacgacgatggtggcgacggaggcgacggcgacggagacgaggagtgaattgtcactcttttttattaatgtatttttttttaaattaatgtactttttttaatttattgtactttttaaaattttaatagtattattaaacttttcccgtatatgtctcgtaaattaaattccgtatattgtgtgattgttaattatgtcattttatataattgttattagtgatgtggctgggctatttatgatgtggctaggctatggctgggctatttatgatgtggcaagaggatttttagtgctgatgacgtggcagtggctgggctatggctgggctattcctattgtggatggtctaactTCATCCAAAATGGATAAACAAAATCCAAGACCCATATTCCCAAGTGCCTAACCTTCTTAACATCTCCTTTATCTCTCTCCCAAACCTCAACCATGGCAGCAATTTCTTCACTATTCAGTCCAACTCCATCATTCTCCACTCCTCTCTCCTCCTTCAAACTCTCACCAAAACTTCCCCAAGATTCCAGCCTGCACCTCACTTCTCTCTCAAGGAGAGATTTCTTGAACGGATCAGCAGCTCTACTCCCACTCCTCATCTCTCCTCCGCCGCCTTCACTGGCCAGGGAGGTGGAGGTGGGATCCTACCTCCCGCCCTCTCCGGCCAACCCCTCTTTCGTCCTCTTCTCCGCCACTTCCAAAGACACCCCTGCCCTTCGTGCAGGTAATCTATCTatccacacacacacatttgttaattttgtttacACAAATCTGCAAATTTTATAGTATGATGATATGTTCATTTTGAGGAATGATTTGAGTTTTACTTGTGACATAGTGACTGCTTTTTAAAATCATGTTTGTATAAATGTATATTTTGATTTCAAGACTTAGTTGATAAAGGATGATCACATGTAACCTACTATGTTTGATAAAACTATATGCATCAGTGTTTCAATTTGATGATGAAGTGCAACTTAGTGGATAAGATGCTTCCCGTCCGCCACTAAGTTGGAGGTTCAAATCTTCTTTAACGGCATTTGGTTTCTTGAAAAAATTTCAAGAATGCCTTTcttcttctacttctacttctttTTACGTTGTTTCACTTTGTTTTCGTGGTGGTTTCCACGTCTCCCGCATTTGCGTTTATGTGCTGCTTATAAAAACTCTTAATATAGTTGGGTGCAGGAAATGTACAGCCCTACAAGTTCATCCTGCCACCAACATGGAAGCAGATGAGGATAGCAAACATACTGTCTGGGAACTATTGCCAGCCCAAGTGTGCAGAGCCGTGGATCGAGGTCAAGTTCGAAGATGAGAAGCAGGGGAAAATCCAGGTGGTGGCATCTCCCCTCATAAGGCTCACAAACAAGCCTAATGCAACAATTGAAGATATTGGCACCCCAGAGAAGGTCATTGCCTCTCTTGGCCCTTTTGTCACCGGGAACACTCTAGACCCCGACGAGCTCGTCGAAACCTCCATCGAGAAACGAGGCGTTCAGACGGTATCTCCTCATGATGAATCTTTGATTATGATTCTCTTGTGAAGTTGAAAGATTTCAAGTGTTTTTGCTTCTTGTTTTGTTGCAGTACTACAAGTATGTGCTTGATACTCCATATGCTCTCACGGGATCGCACAATCTTGCCAAGGCGACGGCGAAGGGGAACACCGTCATCCTCTTTGTCGCCAGCGCCAACGACAAGCAGTGGCCGTCATCAGAGAAAACCCTGCAAGCAATTCTTGATTCCTTTGAAGTGTAAAAAGCCTTTGATGTCGGAGAAAAGAATACTTCAAACCTTTCTTCTTTTGAGGTGTTTTGTTAAGCTGTCACTCAAATATATGTTTTGAGACAACTTACATTGAcaaattttcatcaaaataaTCCAATAGATGGTTGATTTGTGAAATAAGTTATTTGTACAATCCAAGAACTAAGTTATTTGTATAATACATGGGGAATAAGTCATTTGTACAATCCAAGAACTAACTCACTGGAAACAAATGATTTGTAAAACACTGGCCCTATTTCACTATCAAGTAGCTACTAGATAAGGAGCAGAACTCTTAAACGGAAGGATGCATGAATAAGTGACATACTTGACGCTGTCAATCAAGACAACGACAGAAATTCTCTGGTGGGACTTCTTCCCCATCACACCATCCATGTCAGCCTCACCCGCCTCTCTAGGATCAACGAGCACAGAAACCACCATCGAAGATGAAGAACTGATACCTTTCAAGTTCTCTTTCTGTGAATTTCTTCCTTTGTGTGGTCTGGAAATGTTATGAGAGGATTCAGGAAGTGGTACTGGAAGACCACGAAGGATTCTACGACTCATTGCCTTGTTGATGTGTGTGAGGTTGTGGTTTTGCTGTTCGGATATGTTTCTGGCAGTGGTGGCAGAAACTATGGCTCCTGAGGTAGCAGTCGGCGATACATCAAACTGGAAAACTTCAGTACACATACCTGAGCTTAACATTGGCCCTGAAAATGGAGAATACGAGAGCTTGTATTACTCGAGAAATAAGGTAACCAAACAAGTTTTCCAAGCATAAGAAGAAAAACCCGAAAGGAATAAAGAAATATGGCTCAAGAATCATTTTGAACATAGTGCGTGACTGAGGTATCACAGGTTGAGGAAAGACGATAGTTACCAGAAAGTCCTTCACGAAACCATTGCTGAATCTTGACATCTGGTTTCCTGATATCCTTGTCAGCCGAGCCAGAACCAAGAGCCGGTAGTTGGGGACGCCTAGCACCATCTATTCGGACACCAGGAACCGCGCTAGAAGGAACTAGAGCTCCGGAAACTGCACTAGCAGTCTCATCACCACCAATCTTATGAGAGGACAAGGCTTTATCACTCGCCAAAACTGAATGTATAATCAAGTTACCATCTATCTTAACAAGCTTATCATTTCTGGGGACATATAACGACGCAACAAGAGGCTCACTATCATTACGGACCTGAATACAACCATCAACAATAGGTTTATCATGACCACATCGCAAGCTTCTATTACTGTATCTTCCATCAGCCTCACTCACATTCACCATCAAAACCCTCCCATGTTGTTTCTCATAGAACCCACCTCCAGCATAGCTTTCCCCACCTTTTAATGTCTCCCTGACTCCTCCATACCTCATGTTGACCATCGTTGCCAAAACTCCAAATAACATGATGAAAAACAACAAACCAAGAAAACTGATGCCAGCAACCTTTTTCGTCTTTAGCCCCGATTGTTTCTTGCCCTCGGCCTTCTTATTTAACTTGGGCATTTGTGATGCTGGCTTAGGTTTCAACTTAGGGATAGGCACCAAAGGCACTTGAGACCCTTGTGGTTTCACCATATAAGGTGGAGCATACATCATCCATGGATACATCACCGCTGGATACATCccaggaggaggaggcgccataGGCGAAGGTGGGACTGCACCTCCACTCATTTGCTGCCGGAGAGTCGCATTTTCCGCCATAAAATACGAAATCTTCGAGTTTAAATCTAGAATCGTCGAATTCATCATCTTCACCTTCTCCTCTAACTCCTCAATATAATTCTTCTTCCTCTGTCTTGATAATTGGGCACTCTCTCTATTTCTTATCAACCTCACCTTCCTTTTCTCGTCGTCATCGCTCGCCTCAACATTTGGCTTAATTTCTGAGTTACAGTTAGATTTTCTAAGCTTAATCCTGGaatccacattattattaggCAACTCTTCACAACCCTTTTTCCTTTTCAACATAGAGCTACTAACATTGATTTTAGGTGGCTCTATTTTCTGATCAACAACACCAATTCTAGTCGACCTCTTATTCATATGTGGAGAAGAACTCACCGAATTTGCAGCACGATCATTGGAGTCCTCAGAGACATTAGAGCCGCAATTCCCCGAAGCCCTAGTTTCCGGCGAAGGACAATCCGACACGTTCAATCCACTGCCGCAATTCTCAGAAGTTCCTCTATTCGATCCGTCCGATTCTGATGGAATATTGAGATAGCCGGAAATCTGATGAGACTCCAATTGCGACGACCCGAAATCGAGAACCCCGGAGCCATCGGAGCTGTGATCGTCCGAACCGCGACGCACTTCTGGACAATTTGTCTTGAAAACAGCGTCCAATTGGTTGGCATTCGGTTGAAATTGCGGGAGATTCGCTCCGTTTCCGAACTCCTGAAACTGCATAGGGAGGAGGTCGTCGAGCTCTTCGGAGGAGGGAATGTAGAGATCTTCGAAGGAGAAATCCAAATCGAAATCGTCGACAACATGATTGTCACCACCAATGGCGCCACCATCATCGATCAACTGCTGGGAAAAGAAGGCGGAGTCAAACGGCGGAACCGAAAGGCCGTAATCCAAATCAGTGGTATGTTCGGGCGGAAGATCGTCGGAAATCACAGTGGCGTCGGCCATGGTTTTTGAGTTTTTGAGAATTTGGAGAAAGAATGGATTTTTAGGGTTGAATGGGGGATTTTAAGTGATTTGGAAGGATTATCTTGTTGACTCGGGTTTTACATTTCTCACGCTCTTCAAAAATTACTAAATTAGTAATGGTGTGCGGGCACttgtattagagcatccacaaccatGCTCTTGTCAGCGGCACGATTATGGGttcggccccactttttctaccTACTCTCTGGCAAaaacacaacacccacagttgtgctcttccgcaaggacaagcacaattaatttaaaattcaattaaacaataacatttccataataataaaattcattaaaaaaatctaaataaaattacaaatgacaaataaaataaaaacgacataattaaaagcctaaaaattaaaaattacataattaaaatactaaaaattaaaaaaaccactactcgttgccgaatttcatccacatgtggttgattaggtcttcttgtaactgaatgtgggttcgggtatcgcgcattgtgtgccttgtctcgatcctctggccaaccgtcgtatgctcacctcggcgtgggggagacctcgttgttgagcttccggcttcatcctcgtcgtagaagctagctgccctcggcccttcgtcgactataatcatgttgtgtaagataatacacgtgaacatgatgtcagcgatattattcacgtaccacagccgagccggggccttcacaatgttgaatcgggcttgaaggaccccgaaggctctttcgacgtctttccgcgcggactcttgacgctgcgcaaaaagaacccgtctcgggtcgtgcgggttgtggagcgtcttcacgaacgtcgaccaccttgggtagataccatcggcgagatagtaacccatgtggtatgcatttccgttgatggtgaagtcgatcgccgatgctacaccattcatcacatcattgaagagtggtgaagaatagagcacgttcaagtcgttgttggctccggcaacgccgaaatatgcatgccaaatccataggcggtagtcggcgaccgcctcaggGATAAGTGTTAGGCCGctgcctttgtgaccgcttaagtgttgccccctccaagcattcgggcaattcttccacctccaatgcatgtagtcaatgctgccaagcattccgggaaagccatggactgattcgtgaagatgaagcaaccgttggcaatcatcggtgctgggtgcccgaaggaattcatccccgaaagctgaacgaacgccctcgcaaaaattctttagacaaaggattccagtggactcaccgatatgaaaatactcgtcgaagatgtcggccgtttgcccagtagcgagttatcggatggcacacgtacacttcagcaacggcgtgatactttgccgaccggctgcatctggacctgtttggaagaattcaacacgtgcggacaatgtgttgacaattcgcatgaacaagcgctttgacatgcgaaaacggtgcctgaagtaatctgccggaaaccgcggctggtcggcaaagtagtcggcaacgagcctttcgtgggctccctcccggtcacgatggatgtagcggcgacttgatctagttcgttgaggaggaggagcgggggtattcgccgcgacatatgcttcgtaagcagcacgatgttgttcgtagtattcttgttcttcgcgctccgcttccgccataatatgggtgaaatccatttgaggttttgagtgaaggatgaatgtgttgatagtttgtatgagaattatgaatgagagatgaatgagagatgatttgatgtgataaatggatgatgaatgtgtgtatttatagatgattttggggaaaaaataaaaaaaaatcaaaaaatttcaaaaaaatgggcaaaaaaaacggccatatttttgggatttgaaaaatatattttttttatttttttatcattatttaaaattaattaacgaatttaaaaaaaattattcaaaggcaacggctatgccgttgcccaatcgtgtgccgccacgtcgactgctcgctggcacggcgctgcttgatgcatcgagcagcgccgtgccagcggcgcgagcgcagcggcggcgagcctcgtccttgccgttggcacggatGGCGGCCTTCTTCCCcaccaccgttgcggatgctcttatgagAGTAAccataataattaaatactcaCGAAAActttccaaattttatttttttacgaaTACTCCCTAAACTTAgcaataatattacaaatttaaatcatttttgaatttttctaccGGCAACAAAATCGGTTTGCACTTTCATTTGCTATTACACATATAAAGCATTAGCAATAGCAATATCATTTCCATATGCCACATCATTAAAGCCTTCCCACATCCCGGTCATTCTCTACCCCCTTTCCACAATCTTCGAAAAAGCCCTctaatttattctatttttaattgttggtgtttatcaaatattaaaaaaaatgaagtgcaatgag
This portion of the Salvia splendens isolate huo1 chromosome 10, SspV2, whole genome shotgun sequence genome encodes:
- the LOC121752387 gene encoding exocyst complex component SEC15A-like, which gives rise to MSGRNKRNVTENGGDTGEDSVLATLVSNGDDMGPMVRLAFETGKPEALLQQLKYLVKKKEVEIEELCKLHYEEFIVAVDELRGVLVDAEELKSELSTDNSRLQQVGSALLTKLEELLESYSIKKNVTDAIKMSKYCVQVLNLCVKCNNHISEGQFYPALKAVDLIEKDYLQSIPAKALKALIERRIPMLKSHVEKKVCSEVNEWLVNIRSSSKSIGQTAIQYAASARQREEDMLARQRKAEEQSCLGIEDFTYALDVEDIDGNSVLKFDLTPLYRAFHIHNCLGIQEQFREYYYKNRLLQLKSDLQISSNQPFLESHQTFLAHTAGYFIVEDRVLRTAGGLLSPTELDMMWETAVAKVTAVLEEQFSQMDAASHLLLVKDYVTLFGATLRQYGYEVSAILETLNSSREKYHELLLAECRQQITDIFASDTYEQMVMKKESEYQANVLLFHLQSSDIMPAFPYIAPFSSMVPDCCRIVRSFIKDSVNYLSYGAQMNYFDFVRKYLDKLLIDVLNEVLLRTIHSSTTGVSQAMQIAANISVLERACDYFIQHAAQQCGIPVRLIDRPQCGLTAKIVLKTSRDAAYMALLTLVNSKLDEFMKLTENVNWTSEEATGLGNEYVNEVVIYLETVMSTAQQILPLDALYKVGSGALEHISNSIVGTFLSDSIKRFSVNAVMSINMDLKALETFADERFHSTGLHEIYSDGSFRSCLVEARQLINLLLSSQPENFMNPVIREKNYNTLDYKKVATICEKYKDSADGIFGSLSNRASKQSARKKSMEVLKKRLRDFN
- the LOC121752201 gene encoding psbP domain-containing protein 6, chloroplastic-like — protein: MAAISSLFSPTPSFSTPLSSFKLSPKLPQDSSLHLTSLSRRDFLNGSAALLPLLISPPPPSLAREVEVGSYLPPSPANPSFVLFSATSKDTPALRAGNVQPYKFILPPTWKQMRIANILSGNYCQPKCAEPWIEVKFEDEKQGKIQVVASPLIRLTNKPNATIEDIGTPEKVIASLGPFVTGNTLDPDELVETSIEKRGVQTYYKYVLDTPYALTGSHNLAKATAKGNTVILFVASANDKQWPSSEKTLQAILDSFEV
- the LOC121752200 gene encoding bZIP transcription factor 17-like; protein product: MADATVISDDLPPEHTTDLDYGLSVPPFDSAFFSQQLIDDGGAIGGDNHVVDDFDLDFSFEDLYIPSSEELDDLLPMQFQEFGNGANLPQFQPNANQLDAVFKTNCPEVRRGSDDHSSDGSGVLDFGSSQLESHQISGYLNIPSESDGSNRGTSENCGSGLNVSDCPSPETRASGNCGSNVSEDSNDRAANSVSSSPHMNKRSTRIGVVDQKIEPPKINVSSSMLKRKKGCEELPNNNVDSRIKLRKSNCNSEIKPNVEASDDDEKRKVRLIRNRESAQLSRQRKKNYIEELEEKVKMMNSTILDLNSKISYFMAENATLRQQMSGGAVPPSPMAPPPPGMYPAVMYPWMMYAPPYMVKPQGSQVPLVPIPKLKPKPASQMPKLNKKAEGKKQSGLKTKKVAGISFLGLLFFIMLFGVLATMVNMRYGGVRETLKGGESYAGGGFYEKQHGRVLMVNVSEADGRYSNRSLRCGHDKPIVDGCIQVRNDSEPLVASLYVPRNDKLVKIDGNLIIHSVLASDKALSSHKIGGDETASAVSGALVPSSAVPGVRIDGARRPQLPALGSGSADKDIRKPDVKIQQWFREGLSGPMLSSGMCTEVFQFDVSPTATSGAIVSATTARNISEQQNHNLTHINKAMSRRILRGLPVPLPESSHNISRPHKGRNSQKENLKGISSSSSMVVSVLVDPREAGEADMDGVMGKKSHQRISVVVLIDSVKYVTYSCILPFKSSAPYLVAT